One stretch of Pseudomonas fluorescens Q2-87 DNA includes these proteins:
- a CDS encoding esterase/lipase family protein yields the protein MQRNATTQFPILLVPGLFGLETIGGFECFHGIRQALRTAGARVFIPYLSATHCNEALGEQLLAQIDRVLNGTGATKVNLIGHSQGALAARYAGAHIPGKVASVTSVSGPNQGSELADFLRKALVPGRLPGPVASKVATLFVDFIALLTGQTQLPTSTVAALAALTTEGVGTFNDKYPQGLPKNWGESGPDKVNGVRYYSWSGTLQDAPGAAGDVTDPLRLFCRAFAEYFITEAGQNDGMVGRFSSHLGKVIRSDYPMDHMDAIHQPVGKIRKGADPIALYVRHAERLRKAGL from the coding sequence ATGCAACGGAATGCAACCACTCAATTTCCCATCCTGCTGGTCCCTGGGTTGTTCGGGCTTGAGACGATCGGCGGTTTCGAATGTTTCCATGGCATCCGGCAAGCGCTGCGCACCGCTGGCGCCCGGGTGTTCATTCCTTATCTATCGGCTACCCATTGCAATGAGGCCCTCGGCGAGCAATTGCTGGCTCAGATCGATCGGGTCCTCAATGGCACCGGCGCGACCAAGGTCAATCTGATCGGCCACAGCCAAGGAGCATTGGCCGCCCGCTACGCCGGTGCACACATACCCGGAAAAGTCGCCTCGGTGACCTCGGTCAGTGGTCCCAACCAGGGCTCCGAGCTGGCGGATTTCCTGCGCAAGGCCCTCGTTCCCGGACGATTGCCAGGGCCAGTAGCAAGCAAGGTCGCCACGCTTTTTGTCGACTTCATCGCGTTGCTCACCGGCCAGACGCAGCTCCCGACCTCCACGGTCGCGGCATTGGCGGCGCTGACCACCGAGGGCGTTGGCACGTTCAACGACAAATATCCCCAGGGCCTGCCGAAAAACTGGGGCGAGAGCGGCCCGGACAAGGTCAACGGCGTGCGCTACTACTCCTGGAGCGGCACCTTGCAAGACGCGCCCGGGGCAGCGGGCGACGTGACCGACCCGCTGCGTCTTTTCTGCCGCGCCTTTGCCGAGTACTTCATCACCGAAGCCGGGCAGAACGACGGCATGGTCGGACGCTTCAGCTCGCACTTGGGCAAGGTGATTCGCTCCGACTATCCAATGGACCACATGGACGCCATCCACCAGCCGGTGGGCAAAATACGAAAGGGAGCCGACCCGATAGCGCTTTATGTGCGCCATGCCGAACGCTTGCGCAAAGCCGGCCTTTGA
- a CDS encoding peptidylprolyl isomerase, producing MAKATARHILVSTEDKCNELKAQIEAGADFAEIAKANSSCPSSRQGGDLGSFGPGQMVKEFDTVVFSAPINVVQGPVKTQFGYHLLEVTSRQD from the coding sequence ATGGCCAAAGCCACTGCCCGTCACATCCTGGTTTCCACCGAAGACAAGTGCAACGAACTGAAGGCCCAGATCGAAGCCGGTGCCGATTTCGCCGAAATCGCCAAAGCCAACTCTTCGTGCCCATCCAGCCGTCAGGGCGGCGACCTGGGCTCGTTCGGTCCAGGCCAGATGGTCAAGGAGTTCGACACCGTGGTATTCAGCGCACCGATCAATGTGGTCCAGGGCCCGGTGAAGACCCAGTTCGGCTACCACCTGCTGGAAGTTACCAGCCGCCAGGACTGA
- a CDS encoding extracellular solute-binding protein — MRLAFPSLLFTAVALLASAFGANAAPQHALTVYGEPAKYTEGFGHFAYANPQAPKGGTMRRSAIEIGHFDHVLPYIDKGIGVSQIDGMLYSPLAQRSLDEPYTVYGLVAEKMERAEDGLSLRFYLNPKARFADGKPITAQDVRYSFELLMSQGSLRYRTQFAAVKDVEVESERTVRFDFKNNENRTLPLDIATLPVFPEHWWKTRDFANGGGYEAPLGSGPYRVGKVDSGRSITFERNADWWGKDLPVSRGLYNFDHFSIEYFGDTDVARQVLRGGAYDYNREFSATAYSIGYDGPALHDGRLQKAHLATEAPQTAQGFVFNLQKPQFQDRRVRQALAMLWDFEWSNRQMMRNLYVRQQSYFSNTDLAARQLPDAAELAILEPLRGQIPDEVFSQVFEAPKTDGSGVIRDKQLQALALLEQAGWKPDGDRLVNAEGEPLSFNFLVSQNGIDRLLLPYKRTLAQIGIDMSIRRIDASQYVNRLMSRDYDMIITGYPVSTSPGMELYNYFGSAAANDPGANNYMALKNPAVDALIDGLVKATTKADMLRHAHALDRVLQWNYYWIPNYYPPGSSTVWWNRFGIPKVQASNEEAIESWWEISTTPLTNEQMTAERIKRGASGGSH, encoded by the coding sequence ATGCGACTGGCGTTCCCTTCACTGCTATTCACTGCCGTGGCCCTGCTGGCAAGTGCCTTTGGCGCGAATGCAGCCCCGCAACATGCCCTGACCGTCTACGGTGAACCGGCCAAGTACACCGAAGGCTTCGGCCACTTCGCCTACGCCAACCCCCAGGCGCCCAAGGGCGGCACCATGCGCCGCTCGGCCATCGAGATCGGTCATTTCGACCATGTCCTGCCCTACATCGACAAAGGCATCGGCGTCAGCCAGATCGATGGAATGCTCTACTCACCGCTGGCCCAGCGCTCGCTGGATGAACCCTATACCGTCTACGGCCTGGTGGCCGAGAAAATGGAGCGCGCCGAGGATGGCCTGTCCCTGCGCTTCTACCTGAACCCCAAGGCCCGTTTCGCCGATGGCAAGCCCATCACCGCACAAGACGTGCGCTACAGCTTCGAGTTGCTGATGTCCCAGGGCAGCCTGCGCTATCGCACTCAGTTCGCGGCGGTCAAAGACGTCGAGGTGGAATCGGAGCGCACCGTTCGGTTCGACTTCAAGAACAACGAAAACCGCACCCTGCCCCTGGATATCGCCACCCTGCCGGTATTCCCCGAACATTGGTGGAAAACCCGCGACTTCGCCAACGGCGGCGGCTACGAGGCCCCATTGGGCAGTGGCCCGTACCGGGTGGGCAAGGTCGATTCCGGCCGCAGCATCACGTTCGAGCGCAACGCCGACTGGTGGGGCAAGGACCTGCCCGTCAGCCGTGGGCTCTACAACTTCGATCACTTCAGCATTGAATATTTTGGCGACACCGACGTGGCCCGCCAGGTGCTGCGCGGCGGCGCCTACGACTACAACCGCGAATTCTCCGCCACCGCCTATTCCATCGGTTACGACGGCCCGGCCCTGCACGACGGCCGCTTGCAAAAGGCTCACCTGGCCACCGAGGCGCCCCAAACCGCCCAGGGCTTCGTGTTCAACCTGCAGAAACCGCAATTCCAGGATCGCCGTGTACGCCAGGCCCTGGCCATGCTCTGGGATTTCGAGTGGAGCAACCGCCAGATGATGCGCAACCTCTATGTGCGTCAGCAGAGTTACTTCTCCAATACTGACCTGGCTGCCCGACAACTGCCTGATGCCGCCGAGTTGGCGATCCTCGAACCCTTGCGCGGGCAAATACCCGATGAAGTCTTCAGCCAGGTATTCGAAGCACCGAAAACCGACGGCAGCGGCGTGATCCGCGACAAGCAATTGCAAGCCCTGGCGCTGCTGGAACAGGCCGGCTGGAAACCCGACGGTGACCGCCTGGTGAATGCCGAGGGCGAACCGTTGAGCTTCAATTTCCTGGTCAGCCAGAACGGCATCGACCGCCTGCTGCTGCCCTACAAGCGCACCCTGGCACAGATCGGCATCGACATGAGCATCCGGCGGATCGACGCATCCCAGTACGTCAATCGCCTGATGAGCCGCGACTACGACATGATCATCACCGGCTACCCCGTCAGTACCTCGCCGGGCATGGAGCTCTACAATTATTTCGGCTCGGCCGCCGCCAACGATCCGGGCGCCAATAACTACATGGCCCTGAAGAACCCAGCTGTTGACGCGTTAATCGATGGGCTGGTCAAGGCCACGACCAAGGCCGACATGCTCCGCCACGCCCACGCCCTGGACCGCGTGCTGCAATGGAATTACTACTGGATCCCCAACTATTACCCGCCTGGCAGCTCGACCGTGTGGTGGAATCGCTTCGGCATTCCCAAGGTGCAGGCAAGCAATGAAGAAGCCATCGAGAGCTGGTGGGAAATCAGCACCACACCGCTGACCAACGAACAGATGACCGCCGAACGCATCAAGCGTGGCGCATCCGGAGGATCGCACTGA
- a CDS encoding microcin C ABC transporter permease YejB has translation MWAYIARRLLLIIPTLVIILLVNFVIVQAAPGGPVEQAIAHLQGIGGASVGSSGNAMTGNSRASRGLDPQLIKDIEKQYGFDKPAHERLWLMLSSYARLDFGKSFFRGATVTDLILEKMPVTISLGLWATLLTYLVSIPLGIRKAVRHGSAFDVWSSTAIIIGYAMPAFLFAMFLIVVFAGGTSLNWFPVRGLVSENFESLSTLGKVVDYFWHLVLPVTSLVIGGFATLTILTKNSFLNEITRQYVVTARAKGMSERRVLYGHVFRNAMLLVVSGIPQAFIGVFFAGSLLIEVIFSLDGLGRMSYEAAVSRDYPVVFGSLFIFTLFGLLIKLIGDLCYTLVDPRIDFAARNA, from the coding sequence ATGTGGGCTTATATCGCGCGGCGCCTGCTGCTGATCATCCCGACGCTGGTGATCATCCTGCTGGTGAACTTCGTCATCGTCCAGGCCGCACCAGGCGGGCCGGTGGAACAGGCCATCGCCCATCTGCAAGGCATCGGCGGCGCCAGCGTCGGCAGTTCGGGCAATGCCATGACGGGCAATTCCCGCGCCAGCCGCGGCCTGGACCCGCAGCTGATCAAGGACATCGAAAAACAGTACGGCTTCGACAAGCCCGCCCATGAACGTCTGTGGCTGATGCTCAGCAGCTATGCCCGCCTGGACTTTGGCAAGAGCTTCTTCCGCGGCGCCACGGTCACTGACCTGATCCTGGAAAAAATGCCGGTGACCATTTCCCTCGGGCTCTGGGCGACGCTGCTCACGTATCTGGTGTCGATTCCCCTGGGCATCCGCAAGGCCGTACGCCACGGTTCCGCGTTCGACGTATGGAGCAGCACCGCGATCATCATCGGCTATGCCATGCCGGCGTTCCTCTTCGCAATGTTCCTGATCGTGGTATTCGCTGGCGGCACGTCGTTGAACTGGTTCCCGGTGCGCGGGCTGGTGTCGGAGAACTTCGAGTCGCTGTCGACCCTGGGCAAGGTCGTCGACTACTTCTGGCACCTGGTGCTGCCGGTCACGTCGCTGGTCATCGGCGGCTTCGCCACCCTGACGATCCTGACCAAGAATTCGTTCCTCAATGAAATCACCCGCCAATACGTGGTCACGGCGCGGGCCAAGGGCATGAGCGAGCGACGGGTGCTGTACGGCCACGTATTTCGCAATGCCATGCTGCTGGTGGTATCGGGCATTCCCCAGGCGTTCATTGGCGTGTTCTTTGCCGGCTCCCTGCTGATCGAGGTGATTTTTTCCCTCGATGGCCTGGGGCGCATGAGTTACGAGGCCGCCGTGTCCCGGGACTACCCGGTGGTGTTCGGCTCGCTGTTTATCTTCACGCTGTTCGGCCTGCTCATCAAACTCATCGGCGACCTCTGCTACACCTTGGTGGACCCGCGCATCGACTTCGCCGCGAGGAACGCCTGA
- a CDS encoding ABC transporter permease, translated as MFKLSPLGRRRFERFKKNRRGWWSLWLFIGLFILTLGGELIANDKPLVVSYQGSLYFPVFKRYTEQAFGGQLPFQADYRSGYVQNLIHKDGGWLLFPPIPFSDDTPNYDLNQPAPSPPSSVNWLGTDDQARDVLARVIFGARVSILFALALTAISALIGIAAGALQGYYGGWVDLLGQRLLEVWSGLPVLYLLIILSGFVEPNFWWLLGIMALFSWLALVDVVRAEFLRGRNLEYVKAARALGLSDRKVIMRHILPNAMNATLSYLPFILTGAISTLTALDFLGFGMPAGSASLGELIGQGKQNLQAPWLGLTAFFTLALILSLLVFIGEALRDAFDPRS; from the coding sequence ATGTTCAAGTTGTCTCCCTTGGGCCGCCGGCGTTTCGAGCGTTTCAAGAAAAATCGCCGGGGCTGGTGGTCGCTGTGGCTGTTCATCGGCCTGTTCATCCTGACCCTGGGCGGCGAACTGATCGCCAACGACAAGCCGTTGGTGGTGAGTTACCAAGGCTCGCTGTATTTCCCGGTGTTCAAGCGCTACACCGAGCAGGCGTTCGGCGGGCAGCTGCCGTTCCAGGCCGATTACCGCAGTGGCTACGTGCAGAACCTGATTCACAAGGACGGCGGCTGGCTGCTGTTTCCACCGATCCCGTTCAGTGACGACACGCCCAATTACGACCTCAACCAACCGGCGCCAAGCCCGCCCTCGTCGGTGAACTGGCTGGGCACCGATGACCAGGCCCGCGACGTGCTGGCCCGGGTGATATTCGGCGCCCGGGTGTCGATCCTGTTCGCCCTGGCCCTGACGGCCATCAGTGCGCTGATCGGCATCGCCGCCGGCGCCTTGCAAGGTTATTACGGGGGCTGGGTGGACTTGCTAGGACAACGTCTGCTGGAGGTTTGGTCCGGGCTGCCGGTGCTCTATCTGCTGATCATCTTGTCCGGCTTTGTCGAACCGAATTTCTGGTGGCTGCTGGGGATCATGGCGCTGTTTTCCTGGCTGGCCCTGGTGGACGTGGTCCGGGCCGAGTTTTTGCGCGGGCGTAACCTCGAATACGTGAAAGCCGCCCGGGCCCTTGGCCTGTCCGACCGCAAGGTGATCATGCGGCACATCCTGCCCAATGCGATGAACGCCACCCTCAGTTACCTGCCGTTCATTCTCACCGGAGCGATTTCCACCCTCACTGCCCTGGACTTCCTCGGCTTCGGCATGCCGGCCGGCAGTGCCTCGCTGGGTGAATTGATCGGCCAGGGCAAGCAGAACCTGCAAGCGCCGTGGCTGGGGCTGACGGCGTTCTTCACCCTGGCGCTGATTCTTTCACTGTTGGTGTTTATCGGCGAAGCGTTGCGAGACGCGTTCGATCCACGCTCTTAA
- a CDS encoding ABC transporter ATP-binding protein, protein MSDNLIEIRDLSVAFNDNTVVRNLCLDIRPGECLALVGESGSGKSVTAHSILQLLPETGTRTTGSIRYRGQELVGAEATTLRELRGNRIAMIFQEPMTSLNPLHSVEKQIGETLMLHRGLGGKAARLRILELLALVGIQKPAERLKAYPHQLSGGQRQRVMIAMALACEPELLIADEPTTALDVTVQRKILLLLKSLQKRLGMSLLLISHDLNLVRSIAQRVCVMKSGEIVEQAPCETLFSAPKHPYSCELLHAEPEGEALPRDEREDVLQVQDLRVSFALGGGLFRRKEYLRAVDGISLSIQRGKTLGIVGESGSGKSTLGQAILRLIESEGSIRFQNEPLDQLSQKALRPWRKQMQVVFQDPFGSLSPRMSVQQIISEGLEVHQPSSPAQCEARVIQALQEVGLDPQTRHRYPHEFSGGQRQRIAIARALVLKPALILLDEPTSALDRTVQKQVVALLRQLQAKYDLTYLFISHDLAVVRALAHDLIVIKDGKVVEQGASHEVFNSPQHPYTKELLAAALPR, encoded by the coding sequence ATGAGCGACAACCTGATCGAAATCCGCGACCTGAGCGTGGCCTTCAACGACAACACCGTGGTGCGCAACCTGTGCCTGGACATCCGCCCCGGCGAATGCCTGGCGCTGGTGGGCGAGTCCGGCTCCGGCAAATCGGTGACCGCCCACTCGATCCTGCAATTGCTGCCCGAAACCGGAACCCGCACCACTGGCAGCATTCGCTATCGCGGCCAGGAGTTGGTGGGGGCCGAAGCCACGACCTTGCGAGAGCTGCGCGGCAATCGGATCGCGATGATCTTCCAGGAGCCGATGACCTCGCTGAATCCGCTGCACAGTGTTGAAAAGCAGATCGGCGAAACTTTGATGCTGCACAGAGGCCTGGGCGGGAAGGCGGCGCGCCTACGCATTCTGGAGTTGCTCGCCCTGGTCGGCATTCAGAAACCCGCCGAGCGGCTCAAGGCCTACCCCCACCAACTGTCGGGCGGCCAGCGGCAACGGGTGATGATCGCCATGGCCCTGGCCTGCGAGCCGGAACTGTTGATCGCCGACGAACCGACCACCGCGCTGGATGTGACCGTACAGCGCAAGATTCTGCTGCTGCTCAAATCCCTGCAAAAACGCCTTGGCATGTCGTTGCTGCTGATCAGTCACGATTTGAACCTGGTGCGCAGCATCGCCCAACGGGTCTGCGTGATGAAGTCCGGGGAAATCGTCGAGCAGGCGCCTTGCGAAACCCTCTTCAGCGCGCCGAAACATCCCTACAGTTGCGAGCTGCTGCACGCCGAACCGGAAGGCGAAGCCCTGCCCCGGGACGAACGGGAAGACGTGTTGCAGGTGCAGGACCTGCGGGTGAGTTTTGCCCTGGGCGGCGGGCTGTTCCGCCGCAAGGAATACCTGCGCGCGGTGGACGGCATCAGCCTGAGTATCCAGCGCGGCAAGACCCTGGGTATCGTTGGGGAGTCCGGCTCCGGCAAATCCACCCTCGGCCAGGCGATCCTGCGGTTGATCGAATCCGAAGGCAGCATCCGCTTCCAGAACGAGCCCCTCGACCAGCTCTCGCAAAAAGCCCTGCGCCCTTGGCGCAAGCAGATGCAGGTGGTGTTCCAGGACCCGTTCGGCAGCCTCAGCCCCCGGATGTCGGTGCAGCAGATCATCAGCGAAGGCCTTGAGGTTCATCAACCCTCCAGTCCCGCGCAATGTGAAGCCCGGGTGATCCAGGCTCTCCAGGAAGTCGGCCTCGACCCCCAGACCCGCCATCGCTACCCACACGAATTTTCCGGCGGACAGCGCCAACGCATCGCCATTGCCCGGGCGCTGGTGCTCAAGCCGGCGCTGATACTGCTGGACGAACCGACCTCGGCCCTGGACCGCACGGTGCAAAAGCAAGTGGTCGCCCTGCTCCGTCAGCTCCAGGCGAAGTACGACTTGACCTACCTGTTCATCAGCCATGACCTGGCGGTGGTCCGCGCCCTGGCCCACGACCTGATCGTGATCAAGGACGGCAAAGTGGTCGAGCAAGGCGCCAGCCATGAAGTCTTCAACTCGCCTCAGCACCCCTATACCAAAGAGCTGCTGGCGGCGGCGCTGCCCAGGTAA
- a CDS encoding methyl-accepting chemotaxis protein translates to MQQTVTIVQSIADELQQVATGISALSAQSEEIGSIVDAIRGIAEQTNLLALNAAIEAARAGEQGRGFAVVADEVRNLAWRTSQATVAITEVVGKNRDLARQAVTSMQSSTLKAEQGVTLANQAGTVILDIHRGAQQVVEAIGEFALALDQRRS, encoded by the coding sequence GTGCAGCAGACAGTGACCATCGTGCAAAGCATCGCCGACGAACTCCAGCAAGTGGCCACGGGAATCAGCGCCTTGAGCGCCCAGTCCGAGGAAATCGGCAGCATCGTCGATGCCATCCGAGGTATTGCCGAACAGACCAACTTGCTTGCACTCAATGCGGCCATCGAAGCGGCGCGAGCGGGGGAGCAGGGACGCGGTTTCGCCGTGGTCGCCGATGAAGTTCGCAACCTGGCATGGCGCACGAGCCAGGCAACGGTGGCCATCACCGAAGTCGTCGGCAAGAACCGCGACCTGGCCCGGCAAGCGGTGACCAGCATGCAGTCCAGCACGCTCAAGGCCGAGCAGGGCGTGACGCTGGCGAACCAGGCGGGCACGGTCATCCTCGACATTCACCGAGGGGCGCAGCAGGTGGTGGAAGCAATCGGCGAATTTGCCTTGGCGCTGGATCAGCGCCGCAGCTAA
- a CDS encoding TIGR02450 family Trp-rich protein, whose product MNAFNPRKLKLSKWTACQPANREKHFLVTQLICDEAGVPVQVELQAVHSQRVELFDWSELRDDKRWKIGWH is encoded by the coding sequence GTGAACGCATTCAATCCCCGTAAGCTGAAGCTTTCCAAATGGACGGCCTGCCAGCCGGCCAATCGAGAAAAGCATTTCCTGGTCACCCAACTGATCTGTGACGAGGCCGGTGTCCCTGTTCAAGTCGAGCTTCAGGCTGTACACAGCCAGCGGGTGGAGCTATTCGACTGGTCTGAGCTGCGGGATGACAAGCGCTGGAAAATCGGCTGGCATTGA
- a CDS encoding sigma-54 interaction domain-containing protein: MNPTESLKDYKRVRTLAIRSLFEIIEQSSEGTVIVDRDANIVWMNERYARRFGLNSAQEAIGRACESVIPSSLLREVVRTGRPILLDMQDTPKEPLVVMRLPIHDSAGAVIGAIGFALFDELRSLSPMLKRYLSMQEELASTRSLLRARQTKYNFAHFIGTSSAGLEVKRRARRSASADSPVLLLGETGTGKELLAQAIHSASPRAHKAFVSINSAAIPESLLEAEFFGTAPGAFTGADRKGRAGKLQIAQGGTLFLDEIGDMPLPLQSKLLRVLQEKEYEPVGSNEMLQSDVRVIAATSTDLEAAIKRGEFRADLYYRLNVLPIQVPPLRERLDDLPALSEAILEELRSQHELNHDALALLAQHAWPGNIRELRNVLERAALLSDDLVLTAADIRAAIGTFTPVTRDTSPHLDALPHETFSQARARFDRQLIETTLAQCGGKVVEAAERLGLGRSTLYKKMVALGIAESQ, encoded by the coding sequence ATGAACCCCACCGAAAGCCTCAAGGACTACAAGCGCGTACGCACGCTGGCGATCCGCTCCTTATTCGAGATCATCGAGCAATCCAGCGAGGGCACGGTGATTGTCGACCGCGATGCGAACATCGTCTGGATGAACGAGCGCTACGCCCGACGCTTCGGCCTGAATTCGGCACAGGAGGCGATTGGCCGGGCTTGCGAAAGCGTGATCCCCAGCAGTTTGTTGCGTGAAGTGGTGCGCACCGGGCGGCCGATCCTGCTGGACATGCAAGACACGCCCAAGGAACCGCTGGTGGTCATGCGCCTGCCGATCCATGACAGCGCCGGCGCGGTGATCGGCGCCATCGGCTTCGCCTTGTTCGATGAGTTGCGCAGCCTGTCGCCGATGCTCAAGCGCTACTTGAGCATGCAGGAAGAACTGGCCTCCACCCGTTCGCTGCTACGGGCGCGGCAGACCAAATACAACTTCGCCCATTTCATTGGCACGAGCAGCGCCGGACTCGAAGTCAAGCGTCGCGCCCGACGCAGCGCCAGCGCCGATTCACCGGTACTGCTGCTCGGCGAAACCGGCACTGGCAAGGAATTGCTGGCCCAGGCGATCCACAGTGCTTCGCCGCGAGCACACAAGGCGTTCGTCAGCATCAACAGCGCGGCGATTCCCGAATCCCTGCTGGAGGCCGAATTCTTCGGCACCGCCCCTGGCGCCTTTACCGGCGCCGACCGCAAGGGCCGCGCTGGCAAGCTGCAGATTGCCCAGGGCGGCACGCTGTTTCTGGATGAGATCGGCGACATGCCGTTGCCCCTGCAAAGCAAGTTGCTGCGGGTGCTCCAAGAAAAGGAATACGAACCGGTTGGCTCCAACGAGATGCTGCAAAGCGACGTGCGCGTGATCGCTGCCACATCCACCGATCTGGAAGCGGCCATCAAGCGCGGAGAGTTTCGCGCCGACCTGTATTACCGCCTGAATGTACTGCCAATCCAGGTTCCACCGCTGCGCGAACGCCTGGATGACCTGCCCGCCCTGAGCGAAGCGATCCTTGAAGAGCTGCGCAGCCAGCACGAACTGAACCACGACGCCCTCGCCTTGCTGGCCCAACACGCTTGGCCCGGCAACATCCGCGAACTGCGCAACGTGCTGGAACGGGCAGCGTTGCTCAGCGATGACTTGGTGCTCACTGCGGCCGATATCCGCGCGGCCATCGGCACCTTCACCCCAGTCACCCGCGACACAAGCCCGCACCTCGACGCCTTGCCCCACGAAACCTTCAGCCAGGCACGGGCGCGATTCGACCGGCAGCTGATCGAAACCACCCTCGCGCAATGCGGGGGCAAGGTGGTTGAAGCGGCTGAGCGATTGGGGTTGGGGCGGTCGACGCTGTACAAGAAAATGGTGGCGTTGGGGATTGCCGAGTCTCAATAG
- a CDS encoding GntP family permease, with protein sequence MSVIIALAALTLLMVAAYRGYSVILFAPIAALGAVLLTDPSAVAPAFTGVFMDKMVGFIKLYFPVFLLGAVFGKLIELSGFSRSIVAAAIRLLGTRQAMLVIVLVCALLTYGGVSLFVVVFAVYPFAAEMFRQSNIPKRLIPATIALGAFSFTMDALPGTPQIQNIIPSTFFNTTAWAAPWLGVIGTLFVFSLGMLFLQRQRNKAQRLGEGYGTQLRNEPETAEDIKLPNPWIAVSPLLAVGIMNLLFTQWIPQWYGKTHSLALPGMAAPVTSDIAKLTAIWAVQAALLVGIIMVLLFGFRAIRSKLAEGSKSAVGGALLAAMNTASEYGFGAVIASLPGFLVLADWLKSIPNPLVNEAVTVTLLAGITGSASGGMSIALAAMSESFISAAHAANIPLEVLHRVAAMASGGMDTLPHNGAVITLLAVTGLTHREAYKDIFCITLIKTLAVFVVISVFYATGIV encoded by the coding sequence ATGAGTGTGATCATTGCCTTGGCAGCCCTCACGCTGCTGATGGTCGCCGCCTACCGTGGCTACAGCGTCATTCTTTTTGCCCCCATCGCCGCCCTCGGCGCCGTCCTGCTGACTGACCCTTCCGCCGTCGCCCCTGCGTTCACTGGGGTGTTCATGGACAAAATGGTCGGGTTCATCAAGCTCTACTTCCCGGTGTTCCTGCTCGGCGCGGTGTTTGGCAAGCTGATCGAGTTGTCGGGCTTCTCGCGCTCCATCGTCGCCGCGGCGATTCGTTTGCTGGGCACGCGCCAGGCCATGTTGGTGATCGTGCTGGTCTGCGCCTTGCTGACTTACGGCGGTGTGTCGCTGTTCGTCGTCGTGTTCGCGGTCTATCCATTTGCCGCCGAGATGTTCCGCCAGAGCAATATTCCCAAGCGCTTGATCCCGGCCACCATCGCCCTTGGCGCATTCTCGTTCACCATGGACGCCCTGCCCGGCACGCCGCAGATCCAGAACATCATCCCCAGCACCTTCTTCAACACCACCGCCTGGGCCGCGCCGTGGCTGGGTGTAATCGGCACGCTCTTTGTGTTCAGCCTCGGCATGCTGTTTTTGCAACGCCAGCGCAACAAGGCCCAGCGCCTGGGTGAAGGCTATGGCACGCAACTGCGCAACGAGCCGGAAACCGCCGAAGACATCAAGCTGCCCAACCCATGGATCGCTGTGTCGCCCTTACTGGCGGTGGGGATCATGAACCTGCTGTTCACCCAGTGGATCCCGCAGTGGTACGGTAAGACCCATAGCCTCGCGCTGCCAGGCATGGCCGCACCGGTGACCAGCGATATCGCCAAGCTCACTGCGATCTGGGCCGTGCAGGCGGCGCTGCTGGTGGGGATCATCATGGTGTTGCTGTTTGGCTTTCGCGCCATTCGCAGCAAGCTGGCCGAAGGCAGCAAGAGCGCGGTGGGCGGTGCCTTGCTGGCGGCGATGAACACCGCTTCTGAATACGGTTTCGGTGCGGTGATCGCCTCGCTGCCGGGCTTCCTGGTCTTGGCCGATTGGCTCAAGAGCATCCCCAACCCGCTGGTCAACGAAGCGGTGACCGTGACGCTGCTGGCGGGCATTACCGGCTCTGCGTCGGGCGGCATGAGCATCGCCCTGGCGGCGATGTCCGAGAGCTTCATCAGCGCCGCCCACGCCGCCAACATTCCCTTGGAAGTGCTGCACCGGGTTGCGGCCATGGCCAGCGGCGGCATGGACACCCTGCCCCACAACGGCGCGGTGATTACCCTGCTGGCAGTGACCGGGCTAACCCACCGTGAAGCCTACAAAGACATCTTCTGTATTACGCTGATCAAGACCCTGGCGGTCTTCGTCGTGATCAGCGTGTTTTACGCCACTGGCATCGTGTGA